One Arthrobacter sp. StoSoilB19 DNA window includes the following coding sequences:
- the tdh gene encoding L-threonine 3-dehydrogenase, with the protein MKALYKPGPQAGFELVDRPEPEAGPADVKIRVMTTGICGTDLHIQSWDSWAQGIIEAPLIAGHEFYGEVVEVGEDVREVKVGDRVSGEGHVVCGICRNCRAGRRQMCIHTVSVGVQRDGAFAEYVVIPETNAWVHHDASVTPELGAIFDPFGNAVHTALSFPLVGEDVLITGAGPIGLMAVAVARHAGARKIAITDVSRPRLDLARQLGADLAIDVSTTRVRDAQRELGMREGFDVGMEMSGHPSALPEMIDNMNHGGRIAMLGLPSQEIIIDWGKVVTHMLTLKGIYGREMYETWYAMSAMLSSNPVLHAGISAVVTDTLPATDWEKGFDIARSGVGGKVVLDWTRL; encoded by the coding sequence ATGAAGGCCCTGTACAAGCCCGGCCCGCAGGCCGGATTCGAACTCGTCGACAGGCCCGAGCCGGAGGCCGGTCCGGCGGACGTGAAGATCCGGGTCATGACCACCGGGATCTGCGGCACGGACCTGCACATCCAGTCCTGGGACTCCTGGGCCCAGGGGATCATCGAAGCGCCCCTCATCGCCGGCCACGAGTTCTACGGCGAAGTGGTGGAGGTGGGCGAAGACGTCCGCGAAGTCAAGGTTGGCGACAGGGTCTCCGGGGAAGGCCACGTGGTGTGCGGCATTTGCCGGAACTGCCGCGCAGGACGCCGCCAGATGTGCATCCACACGGTCAGCGTGGGGGTCCAGCGCGACGGGGCTTTCGCCGAGTACGTGGTGATCCCCGAGACCAACGCGTGGGTCCACCACGACGCCTCCGTCACGCCCGAACTTGGCGCCATCTTCGACCCCTTCGGCAACGCCGTGCACACCGCACTGAGCTTCCCGCTGGTGGGGGAGGACGTCCTCATCACCGGGGCCGGCCCCATTGGCCTGATGGCAGTCGCCGTCGCCCGCCACGCCGGAGCCCGCAAGATCGCCATCACCGACGTTTCCCGGCCCCGGCTGGACCTGGCCCGGCAGCTCGGGGCCGACCTCGCCATCGATGTCTCCACCACGCGGGTCCGCGACGCCCAGCGCGAGCTCGGCATGCGCGAAGGCTTCGACGTCGGAATGGAAATGTCCGGCCACCCCTCCGCCCTGCCTGAGATGATCGACAACATGAACCACGGCGGCCGGATCGCCATGCTGGGGCTGCCCAGCCAGGAAATCATCATCGACTGGGGCAAAGTGGTCACCCACATGCTGACCCTGAAGGGCATCTATGGCCGGGAGATGTACGAAACCTGGTACGCCATGAGCGCCATGCTCTCATCCAACCCGGTGCTCCATGCGGGCATCTCCGCCGTGGTCACGGACACGCTTCCCGCCACGGACTGGGAGAAGGGCTTCGACATTGCCCGCAGCGGCGTGGGCGGCAAAGTAGTCCTCGACTGGACCCGACTGTAA
- a CDS encoding glycine C-acetyltransferase — protein MYTSIKDQLRDELEEIRTAGLYKTERSISSPQSSHITAGQIGAPGADVLNFCANNYLGLADHPDIINAAKAAMDERGFGMASVRFICGTQDLHLKLEARVSAFLGTEDTILFSSCFDANGGVFESLFGSEDAVISDALNHASIIDGIRLCKARRYRYANQDMAELEARLQEAQDARRKIIVTDGVFSMDGYLAPLEAICDLAEKYGALVMVDDSHAVGFMGATGAGTPEHAGVSSRVDIYTGTFGKALGGASGGYVSGRREIIAMLRQKARPYLFSNSVAPAIVAATLKALDLVENSADLRRRLFENAELFRRRMTGEGFDLLPGEHAIVPVMFGDAVMAAKVADLMLQHGVFVTAFSFPVVPRGAARIRVQLSAAHSADDVEACVRAFVASRTEATA, from the coding sequence ATGTACACCTCCATCAAGGACCAGCTTCGCGACGAGCTGGAGGAAATCCGCACCGCCGGGCTCTACAAGACTGAACGCAGCATCAGCTCGCCGCAGTCCAGCCACATCACTGCCGGACAGATCGGCGCGCCGGGTGCCGACGTGCTGAACTTCTGCGCCAACAATTACCTGGGCCTGGCCGACCACCCGGACATCATCAATGCAGCCAAGGCCGCCATGGATGAGCGCGGCTTCGGCATGGCCAGTGTCCGTTTCATCTGCGGAACCCAGGACCTGCACCTCAAACTTGAGGCCAGGGTTTCCGCTTTCCTGGGTACCGAGGACACCATCCTGTTCTCAAGCTGCTTTGACGCCAATGGCGGCGTCTTCGAATCCCTCTTCGGGTCCGAGGATGCGGTCATTTCGGACGCCCTCAACCACGCTTCCATCATCGACGGCATCCGGCTGTGCAAGGCGCGCCGCTACCGCTACGCCAACCAGGACATGGCCGAGCTCGAGGCCCGCCTGCAGGAGGCGCAGGACGCCCGCCGGAAGATCATCGTCACCGACGGCGTGTTTTCAATGGACGGCTACCTGGCTCCGCTCGAGGCCATCTGCGACCTCGCCGAAAAGTACGGCGCCCTGGTGATGGTGGACGACTCCCACGCCGTGGGCTTCATGGGCGCCACCGGCGCGGGCACCCCCGAACACGCCGGCGTGTCCTCCCGCGTGGACATCTACACCGGCACCTTCGGCAAGGCCCTGGGCGGGGCGTCAGGCGGCTACGTGTCCGGCCGCAGGGAGATCATAGCCATGCTGCGGCAGAAGGCGCGCCCCTACCTGTTCTCCAACTCGGTGGCCCCCGCCATTGTGGCCGCCACCCTCAAGGCTCTGGACCTGGTGGAAAACTCGGCCGACCTGCGCCGCCGTCTCTTCGAAAACGCCGAACTGTTCCGCCGCCGCATGACCGGGGAGGGCTTCGACCTGCTGCCCGGCGAACACGCCATCGTGCCGGTGATGTTCGGCGATGCCGTGATGGCCGCCAAGGTTGCCGACCTCATGCTGCAGCACGGCGTCTTCGTCACCGCCTTCAGCTTCCCCGTGGTTCCGCGCGGTGCCGCGAGGATCCGGGTGCAGCTGTCCGCCGCCCATTCAGCGGACGACGTCGAAGCGTGCGTTCGTGCCTTCGTCGCCAGCCGCACCGAAGCAACAGCCTGA
- a CDS encoding FAD-dependent oxidoreductase yields the protein MAAHYDVLIVGGGIAGLSLASALAGRCSVALVEAEQELAYHTSSRSARQLIPSYGPPVVQELTLRTLELIAARDAELPEPVLTPRSFMLIGSEADVAAESSGHMQPIAVDRALELCPALLPGTFAAAGLDTGSFGCNAPLLLDTHRKQALEAGADIITGARVHSAQRLGSGWQVGAGAEGFEAGVLVNAAGAWADELAVISGVEKLGLQPYRRTAAIAAVERPLPAATPMVAAANNTFYFRPDGDDVLVSPSETVPSGPEDARPRPGDVERLVEKLNSITSLGITGIRRAWTGLRTEAADGVPVAGFDAEAPGFYWLVGQGGYGFQTSAAMAELAADQILAGQGASGGAAADGPESRTAQALAASRWSIRR from the coding sequence ATGGCAGCACATTACGATGTCCTGATCGTGGGCGGCGGCATTGCCGGCCTGTCCCTGGCCTCCGCGCTGGCCGGCCGCTGCAGCGTGGCACTGGTGGAGGCGGAGCAGGAGCTGGCGTACCACACGTCCTCCCGCTCCGCCCGGCAGCTGATCCCGAGCTACGGCCCTCCCGTGGTGCAGGAACTCACGCTCCGGACCCTGGAACTGATCGCGGCGCGGGACGCGGAACTGCCGGAACCGGTCCTGACGCCGCGCAGCTTCATGCTGATCGGCTCCGAGGCCGATGTTGCCGCGGAATCCAGCGGGCACATGCAGCCCATCGCTGTTGACCGCGCGCTTGAGCTGTGCCCGGCCCTGCTCCCGGGAACCTTCGCCGCCGCCGGACTGGATACTGGCTCGTTTGGCTGCAACGCGCCCCTGCTCCTGGACACGCACCGCAAACAGGCACTCGAGGCCGGAGCCGATATCATCACCGGCGCACGGGTGCATTCGGCGCAACGGCTGGGTTCCGGATGGCAGGTGGGTGCCGGGGCCGAGGGCTTTGAAGCCGGCGTCCTGGTCAATGCAGCCGGGGCATGGGCTGATGAGCTCGCAGTGATCAGCGGCGTCGAGAAACTGGGACTGCAGCCGTACCGGCGCACTGCGGCGATTGCCGCCGTCGAACGCCCCCTGCCTGCCGCCACCCCGATGGTGGCGGCAGCGAACAATACCTTCTACTTCCGCCCTGACGGTGACGACGTCCTGGTTTCGCCGTCCGAAACCGTGCCCAGTGGCCCCGAGGACGCGCGGCCCCGGCCAGGCGACGTGGAGCGCCTGGTGGAAAAGCTGAACTCCATCACCAGCCTGGGGATCACGGGAATCCGCCGCGCCTGGACCGGCCTGCGCACTGAGGCCGCCGACGGGGTTCCGGTGGCGGGCTTCGACGCCGAAGCCCCCGGTTTCTACTGGCTGGTGGGGCAGGGCGGCTACGGCTTCCAGACCTCCGCTGCGATGGCCGAGCTCGCCGCTGACCAGATCCTCGCCGGCCAGGGAGCGTCCGGAGGTGCCGCCGCCGACGGTCCGGAATCCCGGACAGCGCAGGCCCTGGCTGCCAGCCGCTGGTCCATCCGACGCTGA
- the hutI gene encoding imidazolonepropionase codes for MSTLITNIAELMTQDLEHRVLKDAAVVVEGERISWIGAAAEAPAADEAIDAGGRAMLPGWVDSHSHLLFAGDRTAEFEARMAGEAYAAGGIAVTMNATRATSDFDLTRLAMGRVAEAVSQGTTYLETKTGYGLDIGNEARSARIAAGVADQVTYLGAHLVPAGQDPEEYTDLVCGPMLDAVRPYVQWADVFCEEGAFTAEQSRRVLTACRDAGLGLRVHGNQLGEGPGVQLAVEMAAASVDHVNYLAGQDVKSLAASWSGWDPATGTGERGTVATCLPACDLSTRQPLAPARTLLDAGVQVALASNCNPGTSYTSSMAFCVTTAVLQMHLSVHEAVRAATHGGALALHKESGRDADGERAVGSIAVGHRADLHLLNAPSATHLAYRPGMPLTYAVWRAGARER; via the coding sequence ATGAGCACCCTGATCACCAATATTGCCGAGCTGATGACCCAGGACCTTGAACACCGGGTCCTGAAGGACGCGGCGGTAGTGGTCGAGGGCGAACGGATCTCCTGGATCGGCGCCGCGGCCGAGGCCCCGGCGGCGGACGAAGCCATCGACGCCGGCGGCCGCGCCATGCTCCCCGGATGGGTGGACTCCCACAGCCACCTGCTGTTCGCCGGGGACCGTACCGCGGAATTCGAAGCACGGATGGCGGGGGAGGCGTACGCTGCCGGAGGCATCGCCGTCACCATGAACGCCACGCGTGCCACGTCGGACTTTGACCTCACCCGCCTGGCCATGGGCCGGGTTGCCGAGGCAGTCTCGCAGGGGACCACTTACCTGGAAACGAAGACCGGCTACGGCCTGGATATCGGGAACGAGGCCCGCAGCGCGCGTATCGCCGCCGGCGTGGCGGACCAGGTGACCTACCTGGGCGCCCACCTGGTTCCTGCCGGACAGGACCCGGAGGAGTACACAGACCTGGTCTGCGGACCGATGCTTGATGCCGTCCGCCCCTACGTCCAGTGGGCCGACGTTTTCTGCGAGGAGGGCGCGTTTACTGCCGAACAGTCCCGCCGCGTGCTGACGGCCTGCCGCGACGCCGGACTGGGCCTGCGCGTGCACGGCAACCAGCTGGGTGAGGGCCCCGGCGTGCAGCTTGCCGTGGAGATGGCGGCCGCCAGCGTGGACCACGTCAACTACCTGGCAGGGCAGGACGTGAAGTCCCTTGCGGCTTCCTGGTCCGGGTGGGACCCCGCCACCGGCACAGGCGAGCGGGGCACTGTGGCCACCTGCCTCCCGGCCTGCGACCTCTCAACCCGCCAGCCGCTGGCCCCGGCCCGCACGCTTCTCGACGCCGGTGTGCAGGTGGCGCTCGCTTCCAACTGCAATCCCGGAACGTCGTATACAAGTTCCATGGCATTCTGCGTCACCACCGCCGTCCTCCAGATGCACCTGAGCGTGCATGAGGCCGTCCGCGCCGCCACCCATGGCGGCGCACTGGCGTTGCACAAGGAAAGCGGGCGCGATGCGGACGGTGAACGCGCCGTGGGGTCCATCGCCGTCGGGCACCGCGCCGACCTGCACCTGCTCAACGCCCCGTCCGCAACGCATCTCGCTTACCGTCCCGGCATGCCATTGACGTACGCTGTGTGGCGGGCCGGAGCCAGGGAGCGGTAG
- a CDS encoding DeoR/GlpR family DNA-binding transcription regulator → MTRTDRLTAILDLLARTGQVEVDEIVSTLNVSPATARRDLDSLAKRRLLTRTRGGATTGALAYDLPGRYNRDDHAEAKEQIAQCASALIRPGAVIGLCGGTTSTALAQILATREDLNAPSNQPTLTVVTNAINIAGQLAVRPNIKVMVTGGILNPRSYELVGPYTDIIMQKVVLDIAFIGVNGIDPEVGPTNTGEGEASVNALLASRARVSYVLADSSKVGVRAFATMDGYNFTRLITDAGISPRDKAAFEANGTEVIVAPA, encoded by the coding sequence ATGACGCGCACTGACCGGCTGACCGCGATTCTTGACCTGCTGGCCAGAACCGGCCAGGTGGAGGTCGACGAGATTGTCAGCACCCTCAACGTATCCCCGGCCACCGCTCGGCGTGACCTGGACAGCCTCGCCAAACGCCGGCTGCTGACGCGTACCCGCGGCGGCGCCACCACCGGTGCCCTGGCCTACGACCTCCCCGGCCGCTACAACCGCGACGACCACGCCGAAGCCAAGGAACAAATCGCGCAGTGCGCCTCGGCGCTGATCCGGCCCGGCGCTGTGATCGGCCTGTGCGGAGGTACCACCAGCACAGCGCTCGCGCAGATCCTGGCCACCCGGGAAGACCTGAACGCCCCCTCCAACCAGCCCACCCTCACCGTGGTTACCAACGCCATCAACATCGCGGGCCAGTTGGCCGTACGGCCCAACATCAAGGTGATGGTGACCGGTGGAATCCTCAACCCGCGGTCCTATGAACTGGTGGGACCCTATACGGACATCATCATGCAGAAGGTGGTGCTGGACATCGCCTTCATCGGCGTCAACGGCATCGATCCCGAAGTCGGGCCCACCAACACGGGGGAGGGGGAGGCCTCCGTCAATGCGCTGCTGGCCAGCAGGGCCAGGGTGTCCTACGTCCTGGCCGATTCCTCCAAAGTGGGCGTGCGGGCCTTCGCCACCATGGACGGCTACAACTTCACCCGGCTGATCACCGATGCCGGCATCTCGCCCCGCGACAAGGCTGCCTTTGAAGCCAACGGCACGGAAGTGATTGTCGCGCCCGCCTGA
- a CDS encoding CPBP family intramembrane glutamic endopeptidase, with protein sequence MLVPSRRRLRLEVWIVLGLSLGQSAVYSVVQLLDKMTRAPLAEGTSTLNRSQSTREYFDLTYQLLDIIFALVPVLLVFYFLTDQRQAVPGEAGNSRSAFQKLGFNFARPGRDLLQGLGLAGLIGIPSLGLYAAGRALGITTAIIPSALDAYWWTVPVLILSAMRHAVLEEVIVVGYLLDRFGKFGWSMPLAIAASSVLRGSYHLYQGFGPFIGNAVMGVVFAWLYTRTRRVMPLVIAHALLDIVAFVGFSLFGKAVGLG encoded by the coding sequence ATGCTGGTTCCCTCCCGCCGTCGCCTTCGGCTCGAAGTATGGATCGTCCTGGGCCTGTCCCTGGGCCAGTCGGCTGTCTACTCCGTGGTGCAGCTGCTGGACAAGATGACACGCGCCCCGCTTGCCGAGGGCACGTCCACCCTGAACCGCTCCCAGAGCACCCGCGAATACTTCGACCTCACATATCAGCTGCTGGACATCATCTTTGCGCTGGTGCCCGTGCTGCTGGTCTTCTACTTCCTGACGGACCAGCGCCAGGCAGTGCCGGGCGAGGCGGGCAACTCCCGCTCTGCCTTTCAGAAACTGGGGTTCAATTTTGCCCGGCCCGGCAGGGATCTGCTCCAGGGCCTCGGACTGGCTGGACTGATCGGCATACCCTCGCTGGGTCTCTATGCGGCCGGCCGGGCGCTCGGAATTACCACCGCCATCATCCCCAGCGCCCTGGATGCCTATTGGTGGACCGTGCCTGTGCTCATCCTGTCCGCCATGCGGCACGCCGTGCTTGAGGAAGTCATTGTGGTGGGCTACCTCCTGGACCGCTTTGGCAAGTTCGGCTGGAGCATGCCGCTGGCCATTGCGGCGAGCTCCGTGCTGCGCGGCAGCTACCACCTTTACCAAGGCTTTGGTCCCTTCATTGGCAACGCCGTGATGGGCGTGGTCTTTGCCTGGCTGTACACCCGGACCCGCCGGGTCATGCCACTGGTCATCGCCCACGCCCTGCTGGATATCGTGGCCTTCGTTGGCTTCAGCCTGTTCGGCAAAGCCGTGGGGTTGGGGTAG
- a CDS encoding HNH endonuclease signature motif containing protein, which produces MGIGTGVGVVLEGVSASVAALDALTREDHFLAAGTGVGADVDVLQRRYELRLERLEAVSRVEAQLAAVKALDAAEAVEIQQALLAPDAPVDERMFSEMSTVEEIAGVLTVSSAAAGGLVEQSRRVCSLPPLLGALSAGDLSWQHARIVADETEGLTPDGAAALVAHFFDPDAPNPARGAAPGELVPARFRAKIRAWRERHHPETLEKRHAKGVADRRMEYTPDRDGMAWLSLYLPGDTACAIWNRTTATARGLQGPDEPRTLTQLRPDIAASLLLGAGTTTATGEAAPGGAARATGDTAAAGSVSGTGSTGDVGKVPTPRADVLVTVPVFALLGLTDEPAVLNGMGPIPASMARRLVADGAESFYRVLVDPRDGAPLEIGRTRYRLPETIKQWIRMRDRKCTFPGCTNHTPDNHTDHLTAWEHGGRTAVRNLAQLCPKHHRLKHARTWNPDPATEHGPPGWTSPTGRHYNPEHQDPEPTHWPPGIVPLAAVPAWPEPEVEELEMEEPDGDNLLDPEDLFAADALWDDFYAKPFVLPPDPQADWPLLLTLM; this is translated from the coding sequence ATGGGAATCGGCACGGGTGTTGGGGTGGTGTTGGAGGGTGTTTCTGCCTCTGTTGCTGCCCTCGATGCTCTTACCCGTGAGGATCATTTCCTTGCCGCCGGGACCGGTGTTGGCGCTGACGTGGATGTGCTGCAGCGGCGGTACGAGCTCCGGCTGGAACGGCTGGAGGCAGTCTCCCGGGTCGAGGCTCAGCTCGCCGCGGTGAAAGCCCTGGACGCGGCAGAAGCGGTCGAAATCCAGCAGGCACTGCTTGCCCCCGACGCCCCCGTGGATGAGCGCATGTTTTCGGAGATGTCAACGGTGGAGGAGATCGCCGGAGTCCTGACCGTCAGTTCCGCGGCCGCAGGCGGGTTGGTGGAACAGTCCCGCCGGGTGTGTTCCCTGCCGCCGCTCCTGGGCGCCCTGTCAGCCGGTGACCTGTCGTGGCAGCATGCCAGGATTGTCGCCGACGAAACCGAGGGGCTCACCCCTGACGGGGCTGCTGCCTTGGTGGCGCACTTCTTCGACCCCGACGCCCCCAACCCCGCCCGCGGCGCCGCCCCCGGCGAACTCGTCCCCGCCCGGTTCCGCGCCAAGATCCGCGCCTGGCGGGAACGCCACCACCCCGAAACCCTCGAAAAACGCCACGCCAAAGGCGTCGCGGACCGGCGGATGGAATACACCCCCGACCGCGACGGCATGGCCTGGCTCTCGCTCTACCTCCCCGGCGACACCGCCTGCGCCATCTGGAACCGCACCACCGCCACCGCCCGCGGCCTGCAGGGCCCTGACGAGCCCCGCACCCTCACCCAACTCCGCCCCGACATCGCAGCATCACTCCTCCTCGGCGCCGGAACCACCACGGCCACCGGTGAGGCTGCTCCGGGTGGGGCTGCACGGGCTACAGGTGATACGGCGGCCGCAGGCAGCGTTTCCGGCACAGGGAGCACTGGTGATGTTGGCAAGGTCCCCACCCCTCGGGCCGATGTCCTGGTCACCGTCCCGGTCTTCGCCCTGCTCGGACTCACCGATGAGCCGGCCGTGCTGAACGGCATGGGCCCCATCCCTGCCTCAATGGCACGGAGGCTTGTCGCGGACGGGGCGGAGTCGTTCTACCGCGTCCTGGTCGACCCCCGCGACGGGGCACCACTGGAGATCGGACGCACCCGCTACCGGCTCCCCGAAACCATCAAACAATGGATCCGCATGCGGGACCGGAAATGCACCTTCCCCGGCTGCACCAACCACACCCCCGACAACCACACCGACCACCTCACAGCCTGGGAACACGGCGGCAGAACAGCCGTCCGGAACCTGGCGCAGCTATGCCCCAAACATCACCGCTTGAAGCACGCCCGCACCTGGAACCCGGATCCCGCGACGGAACACGGACCACCCGGCTGGACCTCACCCACAGGCCGCCACTACAACCCCGAACACCAAGACCCCGAACCAACCCACTGGCCGCCAGGAATAGTGCCGCTTGCCGCCGTTCCAGCCTGGCCGGAACCGGAAGTGGAGGAGCTTGAAATGGAGGAACCCGACGGCGACAACCTGCTGGACCCGGAGGACCTTTTCGCTGCTGATGCCCTCTGGGACGACTTCTACGCGAAACCCTTCGTGTTGCCACCAGACCCACAAGCAGACTGGCCGTTGCTGCTGACGCTGATGTGA
- a CDS encoding VOC family protein: protein MRMDHVSYACEQDGLAATTERISSALGVEAVKGGVHPRFGTRNMIIPLAGHKYLEVVEVLDHPASDKAPFGQAVRARSAAGGGWMGWCVEVDDLAPFEARLGRAAVNGNRKFPDGRELVWKQIGILGLIADPQVPYMLKWEGDPALHPSNAYPSNLKMSCLTIAGSASRVTEWLGEPVEKPLEDVAVEWVAPHGTPGILSVTFETANGAVTI, encoded by the coding sequence ATGCGCATGGATCACGTCTCTTACGCCTGTGAACAAGATGGCCTCGCGGCCACTACCGAACGTATTTCATCTGCCCTCGGCGTTGAGGCAGTGAAGGGCGGGGTGCACCCCCGGTTCGGAACCCGGAATATGATCATCCCGCTCGCCGGGCACAAGTACCTGGAAGTCGTAGAGGTCCTGGACCACCCGGCTTCGGACAAGGCACCGTTCGGACAGGCCGTGCGTGCCCGTTCCGCGGCCGGTGGCGGCTGGATGGGCTGGTGCGTCGAAGTGGACGACCTCGCCCCGTTCGAGGCACGCCTTGGCCGCGCCGCGGTGAACGGCAACCGCAAGTTCCCGGACGGCCGGGAGCTGGTCTGGAAACAGATTGGCATCCTTGGCCTTATCGCCGATCCCCAGGTGCCGTACATGCTCAAGTGGGAAGGCGACCCGGCACTGCACCCGTCCAACGCCTACCCCAGCAACCTTAAGATGAGCTGCCTGACCATCGCCGGCTCCGCGTCCCGCGTGACCGAGTGGCTGGGTGAACCGGTGGAGAAGCCGCTTGAGGACGTGGCGGTGGAGTGGGTCGCCCCGCATGGAACTCCGGGCATCCTGTCGGTCACGTTTGAAACCGCCAACGGAGCCGTCACCATCTGA
- a CDS encoding bifunctional o-acetylhomoserine/o-acetylserine sulfhydrylase, with the protein MSNGWSFETRQIHAGQEPDSATGARALPIYQTTSFVFPSAESAANRFALAELAPIYTRIGNPTQDAVEQRIASLEGGLAALLLSSGQAAETFAVLNIAEAGDHIVASPSLYGGTYNLFAHTLKKFGISVTFVQDPDNLDQWRDAVQPNTKLFFGEVVSNPRQDVLDIEGISEVAHQAGVPLIVDNTLSTPYLIRPLEWGADIVIHSATKYLGGHGSAIAGVIVDSGKFDFGKDPERFPGFNTPDPTYNGLVYARDLGADGALGANLSYILKARVQLLRDLGSAVSPFNAFLISQGLETLSLRVERHVANATEVARWLEGRDDVESVAYAGLPSSPWYERGRKYGPKGTGAVVAFNLAGGAEAGKRFVDALELHSHVANIGDVRSLVIHPASTTHSQLSPEQQAVAGVNPGLVRLSVGLEHIDDILADLEAGFRAAKDAQS; encoded by the coding sequence ATGTCCAACGGATGGTCTTTCGAAACCCGCCAGATCCATGCCGGCCAGGAGCCCGACAGTGCCACAGGAGCCCGCGCGCTCCCCATTTACCAGACCACGTCCTTCGTGTTCCCCAGCGCCGAAAGCGCAGCCAACCGCTTTGCCCTCGCCGAACTTGCACCCATCTACACCCGGATCGGCAACCCCACCCAGGATGCCGTCGAACAGCGGATCGCCAGCCTTGAGGGAGGCCTGGCCGCATTGCTGCTGAGCTCTGGCCAGGCCGCCGAGACGTTCGCGGTGCTGAACATTGCGGAGGCGGGGGACCATATTGTGGCGAGCCCCAGCCTTTATGGCGGAACGTACAACCTGTTCGCCCACACCCTGAAGAAGTTCGGCATCTCGGTCACCTTCGTCCAGGATCCCGACAACCTGGACCAGTGGCGCGACGCCGTCCAGCCGAACACCAAGCTCTTTTTCGGTGAAGTGGTGTCCAATCCCCGCCAGGACGTCCTGGACATCGAAGGCATCTCCGAGGTGGCCCACCAGGCAGGCGTGCCACTGATCGTGGACAACACCCTGTCCACGCCCTACCTGATCCGCCCACTGGAGTGGGGTGCGGACATCGTGATCCACTCCGCCACCAAATACCTGGGCGGCCACGGCTCCGCAATTGCCGGCGTGATCGTGGACTCCGGCAAATTCGACTTCGGCAAGGACCCTGAACGGTTCCCCGGCTTCAACACCCCGGACCCCACCTACAACGGCCTGGTCTACGCCCGCGACCTAGGCGCCGACGGTGCGCTGGGTGCCAACCTCTCCTACATCCTCAAGGCCCGCGTCCAGCTGCTGCGCGACCTTGGCTCGGCGGTTTCCCCCTTCAACGCCTTCCTGATCTCCCAGGGCCTGGAGACGCTGAGCCTGCGGGTGGAACGCCACGTTGCCAACGCCACTGAAGTGGCGCGCTGGCTGGAAGGACGGGACGACGTCGAATCCGTCGCCTACGCCGGGTTGCCCTCCAGCCCCTGGTACGAGCGTGGCCGCAAGTACGGGCCCAAGGGAACGGGCGCCGTCGTGGCCTTCAACCTTGCCGGCGGAGCGGAGGCGGGCAAGCGCTTCGTCGACGCCCTGGAGCTGCACTCCCACGTGGCCAACATCGGCGACGTCCGCTCCCTGGTCATCCACCCGGCGTCGACCACCCACAGCCAGCTCTCGCCGGAGCAGCAAGCGGTGGCCGGGGTGAATCCGGGACTGGTCCGGCTCTCTGTTGGCCTGGAGCACATCGACGACATCCTGGCCGACCTGGAAGCGGGTTTCCGCGCTGCCAAAGACGCCCAGAGCTAA